The Mycolicibacterium aurum genome segment CGCCCCGATCGGCGCACTGGGGGGCAGCACCGGAACGCCTGGGGCGCCGTCGTCGATTCCCGCGAAAAAACCGGCCAGATAGACTCTTTCGTCATCGCTGAGCTCGGGCGCGCCCGCCGGAACCGGCGTATCCGACTCGACCGGCAGCGGTGTCAACCGCACCGCGCACACCTTGAACTCCGGCTGCAACGAGTCCGGATCGACGGCGTCGCTGGTGACCGCGTTGATGGTCAGGCCGTCGCCCTGCTCGTCGTTCCAGTGGAACGGCACCCAGGTGTTGCCCGGCCGCACCCGGTCGGTGATGACGGCGGGCAACAGTGCACGACCGCGCCGCGACGTGATCTCCATCGCCTGTCCGTCGGAAATCCCCAGCGCTGCAGCATCATCAGGGTGGATCTCGATTGATGGTCCCGGGTTGAGCTTGTTGAGTTTGGCCACCCTGCCTGTCTTGGTCATGGTGTGCCACTGATGCTGCAACCGGCCCGTGTTGAGAATGAACGGGTAATCGTCGTCGGGTAGCTCGGCGGCATCCAGGTGCGGGCGAGGATGGAATATCGCGCGCCGGGACGGGGTCGCGAACGCCAACCGCGGCCGGTGCCCGTCGGCGTCGAGGAACAGATCCTGGGAGACGCCGTCGTTGAGGTACCGGATCGGGTTGCGGTCGCGGGATCCGCCGGGGCTGCCCTCCGGGGGACACGGCCACTGCACCGGGGTCTCGCGGAGTCGCTCATAGGTGATCCCGCGCAGGTCGTATCCCGTGCGGGGATTGTGGAACCGGCGGATTTCCTCGAAGATCTCGTCGCTGGATTTGTAGTCGAAGTGGTCGCCGAATCCCAGATGCCGCGCCACGCCGCAGATCAGTTCCCAGTCGGGCCGGGCATCGCCCGCGGGCGGGATGGACTGCTGCATCAGGGTCAGGTTGCGGTCGGAGTTGACCATCACGGCGTCGGCCTCGGCCCACAGCGTGGCGGGCAGGATGATGTCGGCGTACCGGTTGGTCGCAGTGTCGGCGTAGGCGTCCTGGGTGATCACCAGCTCAGCCGCGTGTAGGCCCGCGATGGTGACATCCCGATTGGGCATGCTGACAACGGGATTGGTGCAGATAATCCACACGGCCTTGATCTCACTGCCCACCTGCCGGAACATCTCGACGGTGCCCGGCCCGACGTCCGCGCGGATGCTCCCCGGCTCCAGCTCCCATTGCTGCTCGACGAAGGCCCGGTCGTCGGCCGACAGCACCGCCCGCTGCCCCGGCAGACCCGGCCCCATGTATCCCATTTCGCGTCCGCCCATGGCGTTGGGTTGTCCGGTCAGTGACAGCGGACCACTGCCGGGGCGGCAGATGGCTCCCGTGGCCAGGTGCAGGTTGCAGATCGCGTTGGTGCTCCAGGTGCCGTGCGTGCTCTGATTCAAACCCACTGTCCAGCAGGTCATCCACTCCCCCGCGTCGGCGATCATCGTCGCCGCGGTGCGGATGTCGACCTCGGAGAGCCCGGTGATCGCGGCGACACGTTCGGGCGGGTAGTCGGCCAGGAAGTCCGGCATCGCCTCCCAACCCTCGGTGTGCTCGGCGATGAATTCGCGGTCGATGGCGCCGTTTTCGACCAGCAGGTGCAGGATGCCGTTGAGCAGCGCGAGGTCGGTGCCGGGCCGAATCGCCAGATAGAGGTCGGCCCGCTCCGCGGTGGTGGTGCGGCGGGGATCGACGACGATCAGCTTGGCGCCCGCCTTGAGTCGGTCGGCCATCCGCAGGAAGAGAATGGGATGACAGTCGGCCATGTTCGAGCCGATGACGAAGAACAGGTTCGTGCAGTCGAAGTCGGTGTACGAGCCGGGCGGGCCGTCGGACCCCAGCGACTGCTTGTAACCCGTTCCGGCACTGGCCATGCACAGCCGCGAGTTCGACTCGATGTGGATGGTGCGCAGGAAGCCCTTGGCCAGTTTGGTGGCCAGATACTGCGACTCGATCGACATCTGGCCCGAGACGTAGAGCGCCACCGCGTCCGGTCCGTGCTCGTCGATGATCGACCGCAGCCGCCGTCCCGCTTCGGCCACCGCATCGTCGACGTCGGCGGCCACCGGATCCGCGTCGCGGGAGGGCCGCAGCAACGCCGTCGTCAACCGACCCTCGGTTGCGGCCATCATCTCCGCGTGCGTGGCGCCCTTGGTGCACAGCCGCCCGAAGTTGGTGGGGTGCAACTTGTCTCCGGACACCCGGGCGATGACGGGCACGCCGGTGGCGGGGTCGGTGCGGGTCTCCACGGAGATTCCGCACCCGACCCCGCAGTACGAGCAGGCGGTTCGGGTCATGCTATCCGGTGGGCACCGGCGTGGACGTGCGCCCGATCGTCTCTCCGGCATGCGCGCGGTGCTCGTGCAGCCGCAGGAACACGAACCAGGTGACGAATGCGCACACGATGTAGAACGCGAGGAAAACCCAGAATGCGTTGGTCGCCGACTTGGCATCGCCGACGTAGGAGGCCCGCAACACGATGTTGATGAACACGCCGCCGAGTGCGCCGACCGCGCCGGCAAATCCGATCAACGCCCCCGACATCGCGCGAGACCACGCCGCCTTCTCGTCGCGGCTGAGGTCGTCGCGGCTCTGGGCCTTGGCTTCGAAGATCGACGGGATCATCTTGTAGGTCGATCCGTTACCCAGCCCGGACAGGATGAACAGCAGTATGAACCCGGCAACGTAGCCGATCATCTGCGCGCCGGTGGGCGCACCTGCCGCTCCGTCGTCCAGGACCCCGGTCCCCACGAGTATTCCTGCGGCGAACATCATCGCGACGAACACGTAGAGCGTGATCTTGCCTCCGCCGACACGGTCGGCGAGCTTGCCGCCGAACGGCCGGGAGATCGAGCCGAGAAGCGGCCCGAGGAACGCGATCTGCGCAGCGTGCAGCGAGGCCTGTGCGGGCGTGTCCCCGCCTGCGAGGTAGTTGATCTGCAGCACCTGACCGAACGCGAACGAGAAGCCGATGAAGGAGCCGAAGGTGCCGATGTACAGAAAGCTCATCACCCAGGAGTGCTTGAAGCGCATGGCCTCCACGAGCGCACCGAAGTTCGACTTCTGGTTGCGCAGGTTGTCCATGTACACGGCGGCGCCGACGGCGGCGACACTGATCGCGACAAGGTAAATGGCACAGACGATCTCGGGGCGGGTGTTGCCCAGCGTCGCGATGACGAGCAGGCCGATGAGCTGGATGACGGGCACACCGATGTTCCCGCCGCCGGCATTGAGACCCAGCGCCCACCCCTTGAGCCGCTGCGGGTAGAACGCGTTGATGTTGGTCATCGAGGAGGCGAAGTTTCCGCCGCCGAGGCCCGCAAAGGCGGCCACCACCATGTAGGTGGTGTAGGAGGCGGGGTTCTTCATGAAGTACAGCGCCAGCACCGTCGGGATGAGCAGCAGCAGCGCGCTGACGATCGTCCAATTGCGGCCACCGAACTTGGCGGGGGCGATCGTGTACGGGATCCGCATGAACGCCCCGACCAGGGTGGGCACCGCGACCAGGTAGAACTTGCCTGCGGCGTCGATGCCGTAGACGTCCTGCGGCATGAACAGCACCATGACCGACCAGATCGACCACACCGAGAAGCCGACGTGCTCGGCGACGATCGACCAGATCAGATTCCGCTTCGCCACCGCCTTTCCGGGGACCCCGCCGCCGGTGCCTTCCCACGCCTCGACGTCTTCGGGGTCCCAATGTTCGATATCGCGTGTGCGGGCCGCCGCCGGAGTCGCGCTGATTGCCATGGTGGAAGTCAACTGCCAGGGCATTCCGCACCCATTGCACGTCGATGACCCCCGTGAAAACTCACCCTCACACCGCAGGGCAGCTCACAGTGAGGGGTTGGGACGGTGATCAGGGGGATCCACGTCCGACTCGCTCGGGAAACGAACTCGAAACAACGTGCTCATAGCTTCGGGGCATGACCGACGAGCGCTTGCGCGAGGAGTACTGATGTCCGACGGAAGCAGTCCCCGTTTCCTGCAGGGCGCCTACGAATTCGCCGGCGGCGGGTACGACAAGCCCGTGCCGCTGGACGACTCGCTTCGCTACGTCGTGCCCCCTGGAGCCACCACCCAACCCGTGTACTTCCGGGGTGGCAACTCGACGAAGCAGATGGTCACCGTGGTGTTGTTCCGTGACGGCACGCCGATGCGGTACTTCCCGATCGCGGCCAAGGGCGCCACTCACGTGGCGTTGCGGGTGGTGGAGGATCTGCTCGCCGACACCGTCCTTGAGCTCTACGTCGCGGCGCCGGACGGGGTGACCGGGACCGTGATCGTCGACCTCGGCCTGGTGGAGTTCTAGTGATGAGCGCCTGCGCGACAAGCCGAGAATTCTGATGGCCCAGCATCTTGTGGTCGTCGGCAACGGTATGGCCGGTATCCGCGCCCTCGAGGAGATCATCGCGAGGGGCGGGCGGGACCACTTTGAGATCACCGTCTTCGGCGACGAACCGTACGGTAATTACAACCGGATTCTGCTCTCCAACGTGCTCGCCGGAGTCGATGACCCGACCGAGATCTACCTCAACACCCTCGACTGGTATGCGGACAACGGGATCGATCTGCGCGCAGGTGTGCGGGTGGTCCGCATCGACACCTTCGCGCACCTGGTGCACGCCGATGACGGGACCACACTGCACTACGACAAGGTGATCCTGGCGACCGGCAGCCGCTCGTTCTTTCCCCCGATGGCGGGCCTGTGGTCCGACGACAAGACGCTGGCGGACGGTGTCTTCGGATTCCGCACGCTCGACGACACGGCGACGATGATCGCCGAGGCGGCCAACCGCACGAAGGCGGTCGTGATCGGCGGTGGGCTGCTCGGTCTGGAAGCCGCGCGCGGGCTGCAGAGCCGCGGGATGACCGTCGACGTCGTCCATGCCGGGCCGACTCTGATGAACGCTCAACTCGACGACCCGGCGGGCGCCATCCTGCGTAAGTCGGTGGAAGATCTGGGAATCGGTGTGCACACCGAGAGGCGCACCACCGAGGTGATCGTCCGCGACGACGGCAGACTCGAAGGGATCGTCTTCTCCGACGGGACACGCCTGGACTGCGACATGCTGGTGATCGCGGCGGGCATCCGACCCAATATCGGTCTGGCGCAACGCGCGGGGCTGACCGTCGAGCGTGCGATCGTCACCGACGACCACATGCGTTCGGTGGACGACGACGACGTGTATGTCGTCGGCGAGTGCGCCCAGCATCGCGGGCAGGTGTACGGCCTGGTGGCACCACTGTGGGAACAGGCCAGAGTGCTCGCCGACCACCTCACCGGAGCCGATGCCGCGGCGGCCTACCACGGGTCACGCGTGGCCACGAAACTCAAGGTGGCCGGCGTCGACGTCGCCTCGATGGGCGTGAAGGCGCCCGAGCATCCCGACGACGAGTTCGTCCAGTACTCCGAACCCAAGCACGGCGTGTACAAGACGATCGTGATCCGGGACGGAAAGCTGGTGGGCGCAACCCTTGTCGGCGACGTGTCCAAGGTGTCGTTCCTGACCCAGGCGTTCGACAGCGGCCTGCCGCTACCCGATGAACGGGTCGCGTTGCTGTTCGACATCGGCACGCCGGATGTCGGTGTCGGTGTCGCCGAGCTGGCCGACGACGCCCAGGTCTGCAACTGCAACGGCGTGTCCAAGGGCGCGTTGGTGGCCTGCGTACAGGGTGGCGAAACGTCGGTCAGCAATGTGATGGCAAAGACCAAGGCCGGCAAGGGGTGCGGCTCGTGCAAAGAACTGGTCTGCCAGGTGGTCGAGTGGGCGGCCGGGGGCGCCGTCACCGAGGATCCGTCTGCGTCGTGGTACGTGCCCGGGGTGCCGTATGACAAGCCGACACTCATGCACCACATCCGTGAGCTCGAACTGCACTCCGTGTCCTCGGTGTTCGCTGCGCTCGCACCCGACGGCAAGGAGGACGCCGGATCGAAGATGGCGCTGGCGTCGCTGCTGGAGATGATGTGGGCCGACCAGTTCGTCGACGAGCGCGACGCCCGCTTCATCAACGACCGCGTCCACGCCAATATCCAGCGCGACGGCACCTTCTCGGTGGTGCCACAGATGAAGGGCGGTGTCACCACCGCCGGCCAGCTGCGCAAGATCGCCGATGTCGCCGAGAAGTATGAGATCCCGATGATCAAGCTGACCGGTGGGCAGCGCATTGACCTGCTCGGGGTGCCCAAGGAGCACCTGCCCTCGGTCTGGGCCGATCTCGACATGCCGTCGGGCTACGCGTACGGCAAGAGCTTCCGCACCGTGAAAACCTGTGTGGGCAGCGACTTCTGCCGCTACGGCGTCGGCGACTCGACAGCGCTGGGAATCGCGATCGAGGAGCGGTTCCAGGGGCTGGCCAGCCCGGCGAAGATGAAGCTGGCCGTCACCGGGTGCCCACGCAACTGCGCGGAGGCGCTCTGCAAGGACCTCGGGGTTGTCGCGGTGGACGGAGGCCGCTGGGAGATCTACGTCGGAGGGGCGGCCGGAGCGCATATCCGCAAGGGCGACCTGCTCGCCACCGTCGAGGATGCGCAGACCGTGATGACGCTGACCGGGCGCTTCCTGCAGTACTACCGTGAGAGCGCGAACTGGCTTGAGCGCACGTACAAATGGGTGCCTCGGGTGGGCATCGACCATCTCCGGGCCGTCCTCGTCGACGAGCCCGACGACGCCTTCATCGCCGGGCTGGACGCCAGGATGCAGAAGTCGGTGGACGCCTACCGCGATCCGTGGCAGGACGGCCGCGAACCGGCGTCGGTAGGGCAGTTCAAGTCGTCGTTGCCGCTGC includes the following:
- a CDS encoding bifunctional nitrate reductase/sulfite reductase flavoprotein subunit alpha; its protein translation is MTRTACSYCGVGCGISVETRTDPATGVPVIARVSGDKLHPTNFGRLCTKGATHAEMMAATEGRLTTALLRPSRDADPVAADVDDAVAEAGRRLRSIIDEHGPDAVALYVSGQMSIESQYLATKLAKGFLRTIHIESNSRLCMASAGTGYKQSLGSDGPPGSYTDFDCTNLFFVIGSNMADCHPILFLRMADRLKAGAKLIVVDPRRTTTAERADLYLAIRPGTDLALLNGILHLLVENGAIDREFIAEHTEGWEAMPDFLADYPPERVAAITGLSEVDIRTAATMIADAGEWMTCWTVGLNQSTHGTWSTNAICNLHLATGAICRPGSGPLSLTGQPNAMGGREMGYMGPGLPGQRAVLSADDRAFVEQQWELEPGSIRADVGPGTVEMFRQVGSEIKAVWIICTNPVVSMPNRDVTIAGLHAAELVITQDAYADTATNRYADIILPATLWAEADAVMVNSDRNLTLMQQSIPPAGDARPDWELICGVARHLGFGDHFDYKSSDEIFEEIRRFHNPRTGYDLRGITYERLRETPVQWPCPPEGSPGGSRDRNPIRYLNDGVSQDLFLDADGHRPRLAFATPSRRAIFHPRPHLDAAELPDDDYPFILNTGRLQHQWHTMTKTGRVAKLNKLNPGPSIEIHPDDAAALGISDGQAMEITSRRGRALLPAVITDRVRPGNTWVPFHWNDEQGDGLTINAVTSDAVDPDSLQPEFKVCAVRLTPLPVESDTPVPAGAPELSDDERVYLAGFFAGIDDGAPGVPVLPPSAPIGARARLWVNGLLAGRHSRLDTGAPDAVTEAGPLVLWASQTGNAEELAGRLGERLGGARLRAMDDVQLADLSEAAEVVIVTSTFGDGGPPDNGAEFWERLESSEAPSLTGLRYTVLGIGDRSYDNFCGYAKSLDTRLAELGATRILDRAEFEAYDDQPLAHWADSVVDLVAAPATPAVSPQRTAAAAPAVFTRANPISAPLCRNIRLTPDGSGKEVRQFGFDISAHDVAYSVGDSLGVCVVNSASVVQTWLSATGFRGDEAVVVDGVQLALRDALTWHYDVGKVTSNLVTFVVDHCREPGLATRLRNDRGALERWSVNRNGLDLVGEFSVRADPELWQEVLVRLTPRQYSISSSPLVSPREIQLTVSVVRYRGPDGSLRGGVASTYLADLPDCTPVPVFLQRSPHFRPPQEPHTPMIMVGPGTGIAPFRGFLQERRALGHTGPNWLFFGDQHRAQNFYYEEDLLDMVDDGHLNRLDLAFSRDQPQRVYVQHKMLDYGADVWRWLDEGGHFYVCGDAGRMARDVDDALTDIIRTHGGMSSEDAREYKREMVAEKRYVRDVY
- a CDS encoding nitrate/nitrite transporter gives rise to the protein MAISATPAAARTRDIEHWDPEDVEAWEGTGGGVPGKAVAKRNLIWSIVAEHVGFSVWSIWSVMVLFMPQDVYGIDAAGKFYLVAVPTLVGAFMRIPYTIAPAKFGGRNWTIVSALLLLIPTVLALYFMKNPASYTTYMVVAAFAGLGGGNFASSMTNINAFYPQRLKGWALGLNAGGGNIGVPVIQLIGLLVIATLGNTRPEIVCAIYLVAISVAAVGAAVYMDNLRNQKSNFGALVEAMRFKHSWVMSFLYIGTFGSFIGFSFAFGQVLQINYLAGGDTPAQASLHAAQIAFLGPLLGSISRPFGGKLADRVGGGKITLYVFVAMMFAAGILVGTGVLDDGAAGAPTGAQMIGYVAGFILLFILSGLGNGSTYKMIPSIFEAKAQSRDDLSRDEKAAWSRAMSGALIGFAGAVGALGGVFINIVLRASYVGDAKSATNAFWVFLAFYIVCAFVTWFVFLRLHEHRAHAGETIGRTSTPVPTG
- the nirB gene encoding nitrite reductase large subunit NirB; the protein is MAQHLVVVGNGMAGIRALEEIIARGGRDHFEITVFGDEPYGNYNRILLSNVLAGVDDPTEIYLNTLDWYADNGIDLRAGVRVVRIDTFAHLVHADDGTTLHYDKVILATGSRSFFPPMAGLWSDDKTLADGVFGFRTLDDTATMIAEAANRTKAVVIGGGLLGLEAARGLQSRGMTVDVVHAGPTLMNAQLDDPAGAILRKSVEDLGIGVHTERRTTEVIVRDDGRLEGIVFSDGTRLDCDMLVIAAGIRPNIGLAQRAGLTVERAIVTDDHMRSVDDDDVYVVGECAQHRGQVYGLVAPLWEQARVLADHLTGADAAAAYHGSRVATKLKVAGVDVASMGVKAPEHPDDEFVQYSEPKHGVYKTIVIRDGKLVGATLVGDVSKVSFLTQAFDSGLPLPDERVALLFDIGTPDVGVGVAELADDAQVCNCNGVSKGALVACVQGGETSVSNVMAKTKAGKGCGSCKELVCQVVEWAAGGAVTEDPSASWYVPGVPYDKPTLMHHIRELELHSVSSVFAALAPDGKEDAGSKMALASLLEMMWADQFVDERDARFINDRVHANIQRDGTFSVVPQMKGGVTTAGQLRKIADVAEKYEIPMIKLTGGQRIDLLGVPKEHLPSVWADLDMPSGYAYGKSFRTVKTCVGSDFCRYGVGDSTALGIAIEERFQGLASPAKMKLAVTGCPRNCAEALCKDLGVVAVDGGRWEIYVGGAAGAHIRKGDLLATVEDAQTVMTLTGRFLQYYRESANWLERTYKWVPRVGIDHLRAVLVDEPDDAFIAGLDARMQKSVDAYRDPWQDGREPASVGQFKSSLPLLPLPQVPVR